One Methanobacteriaceae archaeon genomic region harbors:
- a CDS encoding zinc ABC transporter substrate-binding protein: MEKDFKILFIVVLIILTVSSVLIYFSNYHNFLNNNNNNTSNVSNTKIVVAASVLPQKEFIEKVGGDKVQVIIMVPPGADPHTYEPKASQMEQIANAQMYVQVGSGIDFEITWIDKIKSLNRNMLIINDSKGVNFIPSIEKNTENNSNAEIESDPHVWVSPKNAQIMVENIYQGLVKIDPENKEYYLINKENYLKELRQLDKNITNELFNQKGSKILVYHPSWGYFCQDYGMTQIAIEKEGKDPTPKEMMNIIDLSKKDNITAIFVSPQYNTRSSEVIASEIGAKVVFIDELSPDYVFNMRKIVKAFENG, translated from the coding sequence ATGGAAAAAGACTTTAAGATTCTTTTTATTGTAGTTTTAATAATTTTAACTGTTTCAAGTGTACTAATTTATTTTTCTAATTATCATAATTTTTTGAATAATAATAATAATAATACTTCAAATGTATCTAACACTAAAATTGTTGTTGCAGCATCGGTTTTACCTCAAAAAGAATTCATTGAGAAAGTGGGTGGTGATAAAGTCCAGGTAATCATCATGGTTCCTCCCGGAGCTGATCCACATACTTATGAACCAAAAGCCAGCCAAATGGAGCAGATTGCTAATGCTCAAATGTATGTTCAGGTAGGGTCGGGGATTGACTTTGAAATAACTTGGATTGATAAAATAAAATCTCTTAATCGTAATATGCTTATCATAAATGATTCTAAGGGGGTTAATTTTATTCCAAGTATTGAAAAAAATACGGAAAATAATTCTAATGCTGAAATTGAATCTGATCCTCATGTATGGGTTTCGCCCAAAAATGCCCAAATAATGGTTGAAAATATTTATCAAGGTCTGGTAAAAATTGACCCAGAAAATAAGGAATATTATTTAATTAATAAAGAAAACTACTTGAAAGAACTAAGGCAACTTGATAAAAATATCACTAATGAGCTTTTTAATCAAAAAGGGTCAAAAATATTGGTTTATCATCCTTCATGGGGATATTTCTGCCAGGATTATGGAATGACTCAAATAGCGATTGAAAAGGAAGGAAAAGATCCAACGCCTAAAGAAATGATGAATATTATTGATTTATCCAAAAAAGATAATATTACGGCAATATTTGTTTCACCTCAGTATAATACGAGAAGTTCAGAGGTCATAGCTTCTGAAATTGGTGCTAAAGTTGTTTTTATAGATGAACTTTCACCAGACTATGTCTTTAATATGAGAAAAATTGTCAAGGCCTTCGAAAATGGGTGA
- a CDS encoding CopG family ribbon-helix-helix protein: protein MTIISISLNEKLLGELDSLKEDMGFSGRSDVIRAAARMLIDDNRQSKNISGNVNAVIFLIHSQKVEDKVTEVKHNYEDIINTQIHSHLKEGNCLEIFILEGDALRIKDLARKFRNCGKMEHLKVIVF from the coding sequence ATGACAATAATAAGCATATCCCTAAATGAAAAACTTTTAGGAGAATTAGACTCTCTAAAAGAAGATATGGGATTTTCTGGCAGATCCGATGTTATTAGAGCCGCTGCTAGAATGTTAATTGATGATAACCGACAAAGCAAAAATATCTCAGGAAATGTGAATGCTGTAATTTTTTTAATACATAGTCAAAAAGTTGAAGATAAAGTAACTGAGGTTAAACACAACTATGAAGACATCATAAATACTCAAATACACAGTCATTTAAAAGAGGGAAATTGTCTTGAAATATTCATTTTAGAAGGTGATGCTTTGCGAATAAAAGACCTTGCTCGGAAGTTTAGAAACTGTGGGAAAATGGAGCATCTCAAGGTGATTGTTTTTTAG
- the cobM gene encoding precorrin-4 C(11)-methyltransferase has product MSGKVIFIGGGPGDPELLTVKAYKVIENAEIIIYAGSLVNKDILSCAREDATIHNSASLNLNEIIDLMESGVLEGKTVARVHTGDPAIYGAIGEQIRELDKKGIEYDIIPGVSSLFATAAALRSELTLPEISQTVIITRPEGRTPKPSKESISSLASHQATMCIFLGVHMIKNVVEDLLSHYPLDTPVGVVQKASWPEEIVVRGTLENISKKVVDAGIKKTAMIVVGPVLDPGDFKASKLYDATFKHEYRDSE; this is encoded by the coding sequence ATGAGTGGAAAAGTGATTTTCATCGGTGGAGGTCCTGGCGACCCGGAACTACTTACTGTCAAGGCTTATAAAGTTATTGAGAACGCAGAAATTATAATATATGCTGGTTCTTTAGTAAATAAAGATATTTTAAGCTGTGCTCGAGAAGATGCAACTATTCATAATAGTGCTTCTTTAAATCTAAATGAAATTATTGATTTAATGGAAAGTGGAGTTTTAGAAGGTAAAACTGTGGCCAGGGTCCATACGGGCGATCCGGCTATTTATGGTGCTATTGGGGAACAGATTCGAGAACTGGATAAAAAAGGAATTGAATATGATATAATTCCAGGAGTAAGTTCTCTTTTTGCAACAGCAGCTGCTTTAAGATCTGAATTAACCCTTCCTGAAATTTCACAGACTGTGATTATCACTCGACCTGAAGGTAGAACCCCTAAACCTTCAAAAGAATCAATATCTAGTCTGGCCAGTCATCAGGCGACTATGTGCATATTTTTAGGCGTTCATATGATAAAAAATGTGGTAGAAGATCTTTTGAGTCATTATCCTTTGGATACTCCAGTGGGTGTTGTTCAGAAAGCTTCCTGGCCAGAAGAAATAGTTGTTAGAGGTACTCTGGAAAATATTTCTAAAAAAGTAGTTGATGCTGGAATTAAAAAAACAGCTATGATTGTGGTGGGCCCGGTTTTAGATCCAGGAGACTTCAAAGCATCTAAATTGTATGATGCTACATTTAAGCATGAATATCGGGACTCTGAATAA
- a CDS encoding DUF166 family protein encodes MKIVILSSGEYGSRIVNTIASKGFAQYIVGIYEFSDDLPEFLDDVSTYIPENLPEAELLISVGLFGDINLVIPEIISQTGIKSVIVPIHDPKQIPAGLQNEIELMVKNINSEVKIIFPKPFCALIPNGDEFIDRFAELFGKPKLEIDADSRINGIIVIRGAPCGSTWHIAEKLLGLPIEDAEFESGNKFHNYPCLASMNTDPMVGDTIMHLAGYKTKESVKRALGFTLKSAVVDNEVCLGGEDCDYLCRAACPNVRAGDETVFVDNNGKAEIDPASCGVCEICIKECPYGVIEIYEEKINIKPDSTKQNSKI; translated from the coding sequence ATGAAAATTGTAATTTTAAGTTCTGGTGAATATGGCTCTAGGATTGTTAATACTATTGCTTCAAAGGGATTCGCACAATATATTGTAGGAATTTACGAATTTTCAGATGACTTACCTGAGTTTTTAGATGATGTTTCGACTTACATTCCTGAAAATCTTCCAGAAGCGGAATTACTAATATCTGTTGGCCTATTTGGTGATATCAATTTAGTAATTCCGGAAATTATTTCTCAAACTGGTATTAAATCAGTTATCGTACCTATTCATGATCCTAAACAGATTCCAGCTGGTCTTCAAAATGAAATAGAACTTATGGTTAAAAATATCAATAGTGAAGTTAAAATAATATTTCCTAAACCATTTTGTGCTTTAATTCCTAATGGGGATGAATTTATAGATCGATTTGCAGAGCTTTTTGGAAAACCAAAACTTGAAATAGATGCAGATAGTAGAATAAATGGTATAATTGTTATTAGGGGTGCTCCCTGTGGTTCGACATGGCACATAGCTGAAAAACTGCTGGGGTTGCCTATTGAAGATGCCGAATTTGAATCCGGAAATAAATTTCATAATTATCCCTGTCTGGCCTCTATGAACACTGATCCAATGGTGGGAGATACGATTATGCATCTGGCAGGTTATAAAACCAAAGAATCTGTAAAAAGGGCTTTAGGTTTTACTCTCAAATCTGCGGTGGTGGATAATGAAGTGTGTTTGGGTGGGGAAGACTGTGATTATTTATGCCGTGCGGCCTGTCCTAATGTGAGGGCGGGAGATGAAACCGTTTTTGTTGATAATAATGGAAAAGCTGAAATTGACCCAGCTTCTTGTGGAGTTTGTGAAATTTGCATAAAAGAGTGTCCTTATGGTGTAATAGAGATTTATGAAGAAAAAATTAATATTAAACCAGATTCTACGAAACAAAATTCAAAAATTTGA
- a CDS encoding TIGR00304 family protein, translating into MINGSTLVNIGFFVVVAGILLIFLGSMIQSTSSENTKESSNSEIKTGGVILIGPIPIIFGNDKNMLVTSVILGVILMLVAYFLFYRY; encoded by the coding sequence ATGATTAATGGAAGTACTCTAGTCAATATAGGATTTTTTGTAGTAGTAGCTGGAATTCTGCTAATCTTTTTGGGCAGTATGATTCAATCAACTTCTTCAGAAAATACTAAAGAAAGTTCTAATAGTGAAATTAAAACTGGTGGGGTCATTTTAATAGGCCCCATACCAATTATTTTTGGCAATGATAAAAATATGCTAGTTACTAGTGTTATTTTAGGTGTTATTTTAATGCTGGTTGCTTATTTTCTATTTTACAGATATTAA
- a CDS encoding roadblock/LC7 domain-containing protein, with translation MSKTKKEKLDDVLSAFMQVGQIKACGIVSKEGLLINSRAPPDVDARIFSALCSTIMGAAEAASGQMNTGSVNEISVRTEKGIIILKPAGDKAIFNALTEPDAQLGLILFEMESRASQVDEILKEM, from the coding sequence ATGAGTAAAACAAAAAAGGAAAAACTGGATGATGTACTTTCAGCTTTCATGCAAGTGGGACAGATTAAAGCATGTGGTATTGTATCTAAAGAAGGGTTGCTAATTAATTCCAGAGCTCCTCCAGATGTAGATGCTCGTATTTTTTCCGCACTATGTTCTACAATTATGGGTGCGGCAGAAGCAGCTTCCGGTCAAATGAATACTGGATCTGTAAATGAAATTTCTGTTAGAACTGAAAAAGGAATTATTATTTTAAAACCAGCAGGAGATAAAGCTATATTCAATGCTTTGACTGAACCAGACGCCCAATTAGGATTAATTCTTTTTGAGATGGAAAGTCGGGCAAGTCAAGTCGATGAAATCCTTAAGGAGATGTAA
- a CDS encoding ATPase domain-containing protein, producing MKKTYIPKLDDLLGGGILDDASIMFCAYPGVDCEAFGYQMLNGRVEEGDPAFIFTNVSEPETIQYEFNSYGWDLESFLEEEKVFFVDGSSSFLGSQSDSKYSINDYSEVENVILAAIEDVAGGIGVINNLSVLIDYLSNGNTLDLIKKWNEKAKETKTTLVYVFTEWDYDKDVINAIKDSMDCVVDLKTIEERVIIGQGFMVAHSSWSSPADTMVLFFIVQPGGVKVYVPKILVTGPYNSGKSSFVKAISKKSVSVDRQAMSAFPTTIAMDIGHVDYKGFLADVFGTPGQERFDLILGVLSKEAVGAFILVDSTAEQTFARAKEMIRKTRSESIPKIIVANKQDLDGALSPDEIREKMKLDKSIPIIPTVISEKKGIEDALDALLKILYGD from the coding sequence ATGAAAAAAACCTACATCCCCAAGCTTGACGACTTGCTGGGTGGTGGAATTTTAGATGATGCATCTATCATGTTTTGTGCATATCCTGGAGTAGACTGTGAAGCATTCGGTTATCAAATGCTTAATGGTCGGGTAGAAGAAGGAGATCCTGCATTTATTTTTACAAATGTTTCAGAACCTGAAACAATACAATATGAATTCAATTCCTATGGTTGGGACTTAGAATCTTTTTTAGAAGAAGAAAAAGTTTTTTTTGTAGATGGTAGTTCCAGTTTTTTAGGTTCACAAAGTGATAGTAAATATTCTATTAATGATTATTCTGAAGTAGAGAATGTTATTTTAGCTGCTATAGAAGATGTTGCCGGAGGCATAGGAGTTATAAATAATCTTTCTGTACTTATAGATTATTTAAGTAATGGAAACACGTTAGATTTAATCAAAAAATGGAATGAGAAAGCTAAAGAAACAAAAACAACACTTGTTTATGTTTTTACCGAATGGGACTATGATAAAGATGTGATCAATGCAATTAAAGATTCTATGGATTGTGTTGTAGACTTAAAAACAATAGAAGAAAGAGTAATTATCGGACAAGGATTTATGGTTGCTCATTCCTCATGGTCAAGCCCTGCAGATACTATGGTTCTTTTCTTTATAGTTCAGCCAGGTGGGGTAAAGGTTTATGTTCCTAAAATACTTGTTACGGGACCCTATAACTCCGGAAAATCCAGTTTTGTCAAGGCCATATCTAAAAAATCTGTTTCTGTTGATAGGCAAGCCATGTCTGCATTTCCGACCACAATTGCTATGGATATTGGACACGTGGATTATAAAGGATTTTTGGCAGATGTATTTGGAACACCTGGTCAAGAGAGATTTGACTTGATATTAGGTGTTTTATCTAAAGAAGCCGTTGGTGCATTTATATTAGTTGATTCAACTGCAGAGCAAACCTTTGCACGAGCCAAAGAAATGATTAGGAAGACTCGCTCAGAATCAATCCCCAAAATAATTGTAGCTAATAAACAGGATTTAGATGGTGCACTTTCACCAGATGAAATTAGAGAAAAAATGAAATTAGATAAAAGTATACCTATAATACCCACAGTAATCTCTGAGAAGAAAGGAATAGAAGACGCATTGGATGCACTTCTAAAAATTCTTTATGGAGATTAA